The following DNA comes from Meles meles chromosome 8, mMelMel3.1 paternal haplotype, whole genome shotgun sequence.
ACATCTTCCACACATGTCCCCCTTCTCATTCTCAGtgtccactcttttttttaaggtttcattctTTCCCAACTGATGAGTCCTCTCTCAATGTCTGAGTCAGTGATGTGCCAAgttttgaccttttttttaattctagggaGAGATTCTTCTTGACTCAGAATGACCCCACATTTACATCCGAGAGCTCTAGAATTTACTTTCTAAAAATGTAACTGGATGTATGTTTACATCATATGCTGAGATAAGAATAATAATTGGaagaggtttctttctttctttctttttttggaagagttttctTATATGTACAGAGAGATTGGAGGGTATTCAAATATAAGTATTAGACTTACTGAGTTTTGATGTTCTTGTGATGCATTTAGGTGGGCAGATGTGTTCAGCTGGAGTTTGGTTAAGAACTCTAAGTTTGACCAAGAGAAGACAGCCTAGAAATAAATACTTATAAACAAAAGGCATGGTCTATAGATGGGCAGAAAAGGGTATAAATCTGGCTCTAATTGGGATGCCCACAGAAGATACTTGAAATTAGGATATTGTACCAGATGGGATTAtgggggctgtggcttggggatATAGATGGTTGTTGAAACCATTGGGGGTTTCCCCAAGTTTAGGTACCCTGGGATGGGAATGGATGCAGTTTTTGAGAATAATGATTCTGGCAGGTCCTGCTCATCTTCTGGTTCAACATGAAGACCATCAGCTTTGCAGGCTGCTTTCTGCAGATGTTCATCATGAATACATTCCTTCCCATGGAGTCCTCCACCTTCCTGGTCATGGcgtatgaccgctatgtggccatttgCCATCCTCTATGCTACCCATCCATCATCACTGAAAAATTTGTCATTTATGCAGCCATATTCATTGTCTTTCGCAATTTGCTAGCCACATTACCTACACCAGTTCTGGCCGCCAGGCTCAACTACTGTGCCAGCAATGTGGTAGAGAACTGTATCTGCGCCAACATTTCTGTAGCAAAGCTCTCCTGTGGGGATATTCACCTAAATAAGCTCTACCAGTTTGTAAGTGTTTGGTGTCTACTGGGTTCTGACCTGGTGCTAATCTTGCTATCCTACTGCTTTATCCTGAGGGCTGTTATGCGTCTGCAGTCAGGAGGTACAGCCACCAAAGCCTTGAGTACTTGTGGTTCCCATCTCATTCTTATACTTTTCTTCTATACGTTGCTGCTAGTATTTATCTTCacaaacaaggcaagaaacaaggtGCCCTCAGAGGTACCCATTCTTCTCAATGTCTTACACCACCTAATCCCACCAGCCCTGAACCCCATTGTTTATGGAGTACGAACCCAGGAAATCAAGCAAGGGATTATAAAGATACTCAAGTACCAGTTCTGAGAGATACAAGTCAAAGACCAGGGATTATGGAAATTTGATTTAATGTTGGTTTCATCTGAATGCCACAAGGAACATATTTACATCTATGATGCAACCGTCATCTTGAACTTAAACCTTCTCCAGCCACTATCACAATATTTACCCTCACAACTCCTCCTCTCAAAC
Coding sequences within:
- the LOC123949346 gene encoding olfactory receptor 56A4-like; amino-acid sequence: MVLFLNNTGTQVTEFLMICFPGMQDTQHWLSVVLAPLLVLAIGANSVLLLTIRQETSLHEPMYYLLAILSMLDIILCFTVIPKVLLIFWFNMKTISFAGCFLQMFIMNTFLPMESSTFLVMAYDRYVAICHPLCYPSIITEKFVIYAAIFIVFRNLLATLPTPVLAARLNYCASNVVENCICANISVAKLSCGDIHLNKLYQFVSVWCLLGSDLVLILLSYCFILRAVMRLQSGGTATKALSTCGSHLILILFFYTLLLVFIFTNKARNKVPSEVPILLNVLHHLIPPALNPIVYGVRTQEIKQGIIKILKYQF